Proteins encoded together in one Bactrocera neohumeralis isolate Rockhampton chromosome 4, APGP_CSIRO_Bneo_wtdbg2-racon-allhic-juicebox.fasta_v2, whole genome shotgun sequence window:
- the LOC126754799 gene encoding uncharacterized protein LOC126754799 — MPRIRKCCVRGCNNDNKKCNVFIWPKNEKIARKWCRNLGFEGRKIAITNTFVCAMHFEDYALGAKRLKIGAVPTLKLGKSDDAVYLSIKKSNEVRTCCAKGCPSDEKGILFAFPDDEIDFDNWVLALKISTSYSDRRKLFICDRHFDVDSIINKKLKEGAIPKHNLFYETVGNCSSFSSNRVLQPTKRQYLDSSKYVQESCAWIARACQQSADKQNQRINALRKCQALEKNIILTGDANNTFAKMIVKTKNSYNEKEKAMALNINYVSTKAYNFMRDDLGFALPHKKNTFALASDPVQELLQLAYN, encoded by the exons atgccaCGAATTCGAAAATGTTGTGTGCGTGGGTGTAATAACGataacaaaaaatgcaatgtGTTCATTTGgccgaaaaatgaaaaaatcgcaAGAAAGTGGTGCCGAAATCTAGGCTTCGAGGGAAGAAAAATAGCCATCACAAACACGTTTGTTTGTGCAATGCATTTTGAGGATTATGCACTAGGGGCTAAGAGATTAAAAATTGGAGCTGTTCCTACTCTAAAACTTG GAAAATCTGATGATGCTGTTTACTTGTCAATAAAGAAGAGTAATGAAGTACGGACCTGCTGTGCTAAGGGATGTCCATCGGATGAAAAAGGCATACTTTTTGCATTCCCCGATGATGAGATTGACTTCGATAACTGGGTTTTAGCGTTAAAAATAAGTACATCATACTCCGACCgaagaaagttatttatttgtgaCCGTCATTTTGATGTGGACTCTATTATAAATAAGAAACTTAAGGAAGGAGCTATCCCGaagcataatttattttatgaaactgTAGGTAATTGTAGCAGCTTTTCTTCGAATAGAGTCCTTCAACCTACTAAACGTCAGTA CCTTGATTCCTCAAAATATGTTCAAGAATCTTGCGCATGGATTGCGCGAGCTTGTCAGCAGAGTGCTGATAAGCAAAATCAACGCATAAATGCGCTCAG aaaatgtcaAGCTCtggagaaaaatataattttaacagGAGATGCAAATAACACCTTCGCAAAAATGATTGTGAAGACGAAAAACTCCTACAACGAAAAGGAGAAGGCAATGGCGTTGAACATAAATTATGTGTCGACTAAGGCCTATAATTTTATGCGCGACGACTTGGGGTTCGCATTGCCCcacaaaaaaaacacttttgcgTTGGCATCCGATCCG
- the LOC126755240 gene encoding uncharacterized protein LOC126755240: protein MQFLRKLPVNLLKRINYRFIANIEVQGHDYEKNDLPPKFVKVLPPSKYGGEYFVTLLTGSSIIGKQGAHFIKHLFEVAKVPVTFEKIQLGPDENKYPMEYLQSVQRNRHAIHVDLQHDPDEKHKQLLLNNDLDLYVGIIHVNSIEGYKCRYPDVDMTVLMQNNAGNFSKLEYTPVPGMVETLKIVQQRYIKRYFNFVFHYAIEHRHEKVTFGHQELEFPLSDGMYNKIALEMYNEMKPNFEFELIPIHDLVRSIVMRPKRFDIICTTDRYGTFVASIASAVCGGASLFSSTERGDHHAVFKPLQTRLSVTTSNVLSPYGIVRACIDLLKYLGEMDCAQVLYDELMTTMICRDIRTREFGGSDSGEYVICDIVNRLKCKHY, encoded by the coding sequence ATGCAATTTCTTAGAAAATTACCAGTGAATCTACTTAAACGAATTAATTATCGATTCATCGCTAATATCGAAGTACAAGGTCACGATTACGAGAAAAACGATCTTCCCCCGAAATTTgtaaaagtgttgccaccttctAAATATGGCGGTGAATATTTTGTAACCCTACTAACGGGTTCATCGATCATCGGCAAGCAAGGCGCGCATTTCATCAAACATTTATTCGAGGTAGCTAAAGTTCCAGTGACGTTCGAAAAGATTCAATTGGGACCGGATGAAAACAAGTATCCCATGGAATATCTACAGTCGGTGCAACGCAATCGTCATGCAATACATGTTGACTTACAGCACGATCCCGacgaaaaacacaaacaactGCTGCTCAACAACGATCTGGATTTGTATGTGGGTATAATACATGTGAATTCGATCGAGGGTTACAAATGTAGATACCCAGATGTGGATATGACGGTATTGATGCAGAATAATGCCGGTAACTTCTCGAAATTGGAATACACACCAGTACCGGGTATGGTGGAGACACTGAAAATTGTGCAGCAACGATATATTAAACGCTATTTCAACTTTGTGTTCCATTATGCCATTGAACATCGCCATGAGAAAGTCACTTTTGGTCACCAAGAATTGGAATTTCCTCTCTCTGACGGAATGTACAATAAGATTGCCTTGGAAATGTATAATGAAATGAAGccgaattttgaatttgaattaattCCGATTCATGATTTGGTGCGCAGTATTGTGATGAGACCTAAACGTTTCGACATAATCTGTACCACCGATCGATATGGGACATTTGTCGCCTCCATAGCAAGTGCAGTTTGTGGGGGTGCCAGTTTGTTTAGTTCTACTGAGCGTGGCGACCATCATGCTGTTTTTAAGCCTCTGCAGACCCGCCTGTCCGTAACTACCTCCAATGTGCTTAGTCCTTATGGAATTGTACGCGCTTGcattgatttattaaaatatttggggGAAATGGATTGCGCCCAAGTACTTTACGATGAACTAATGACGACGATGATTTGTCGCGATATTAGAACGAGAGAGTTCGGTGGCTCAGACTCGGGCGAATATGTCATTTGCGATATTGTTAATCGATTGAAATGCAAACACTATTGA